A single genomic interval of Veillonellaceae bacterium harbors:
- a CDS encoding heterodisulfide reductase subunit B → MKYAYYPGCSLDATGVEFDTSNKLVAKKMGVDLVEIPDWNCCGASSAHAVNHMLALALPARNLAIAEAEGFDTVAIPCAACFARCKTTAAEAQSSPETKAEISDIIGMDYQANIEILSFLDVLGKKIGLDNIKAHVIKPLTGLKVASYYGCLLVRPPKIAQSDDPENPMVMDNIMAVLGADPVEWGYKTECCGASHVVPVPKIGQQMIHDILKNAQINGAQAIATACPLCMINLDMRQKQLNVQLGTNFNMPVFHFTELVALSFGYSPKEIGIHKHFVPAESLVEDALSTGARREGA, encoded by the coding sequence TTGAAATACGCTTATTACCCTGGTTGTTCGCTAGATGCTACCGGTGTAGAATTTGATACTTCAAACAAACTAGTTGCAAAAAAAATGGGTGTTGATTTAGTTGAGATCCCTGACTGGAATTGCTGTGGAGCATCATCGGCCCATGCAGTTAATCATATGCTTGCCTTGGCTTTGCCGGCGCGTAACTTAGCTATTGCGGAGGCTGAAGGTTTTGATACCGTAGCTATACCCTGCGCAGCTTGTTTTGCACGGTGTAAGACTACCGCAGCTGAGGCACAATCTTCACCTGAAACGAAAGCCGAAATTAGTGACATAATTGGAATGGACTATCAAGCCAACATTGAAATACTATCTTTCCTAGATGTACTAGGGAAAAAAATCGGTTTAGACAACATAAAGGCCCATGTTATCAAGCCTCTCACCGGTCTAAAAGTTGCCTCTTATTATGGCTGTTTGCTAGTACGTCCTCCGAAGATTGCGCAATCAGACGATCCTGAAAACCCGATGGTTATGGACAATATTATGGCAGTTCTGGGAGCAGACCCAGTGGAATGGGGCTATAAAACTGAATGTTGTGGAGCTAGTCATGTAGTACCTGTTCCTAAGATTGGGCAGCAGATGATTCATGATATTCTTAAAAACGCTCAGATTAATGGGGCCCAAGCCATTGCAACCGCTTGTCCGTTATGCATGATAAATCTTGATATGCGACAGAAACAACTCAATGTCCAACTTGGGACTAATTTCAATATGCCAGTCTTCCATTTTACCGAACTTGTTGCCCTATCTTTCGGCTATTCTCCTAAGGAGATAGGTATACATAAGCATTTTGTACCAGCGGAAAGTCTTGTTGAGGATGCACTTAGTACAGGAGCAAGGAGGGAGGGCGCATGA